The window CGTCACAGCTTTGAGGCGAAACAGTGGGATTTGCACAGATACTGTTACTCTTTGCAGATGACAACTTGCTATTTGAGTCGAGGCCGCAGTCCTCCATTGTTTTGGATTCCTCTTCCGCTGGCTGTGAGGGACTGGAATCAGAAACGTGGGGTAATTTGAGTTGGTACTTGGGCAGGAAGCTGCTTCTAACGACAGATGGGATAGGCATAGCTCCTGAGGTGCCCACCGGCGGTGCAAGTGCGCTGGCCATACATGGAACCAGGAGAGCTCCGCTCATCCTGAAAAGCTCTGGATTTTCTTGACTTGCGTTCTTCAGAACTGTTCTGGTGTCAGGGGTGCAGCTTGTGGGGTCAGCCTCCACCTCCATGGGTGAAGCTGTTTTCTTTTCCGTTCTTTGCTTCTTCCTGTCAGAAGGACTTTGGGGGGTAAAGAGCTGCGACGTGGAGTCAGAGTGTGGATCAGCATCCGTTTGCCTTCCAGCCTCTGTCTTTGATCCATTCATCAATGGTGTCCGTGGCAGCCATGACACGTTTCTCTTAGGTTGAGAATCCAGTGGACTTGTTTGTTGACTGAAATCCAAAGAGGAGGCCACCGGAAGCCTAATTGAGGTTTCCCTACTGTTTGCGAAGTTTAGCACAGATTCTGTGCTTTTCTGTGAACAGAGGACACTTTCATGCTCTGGGTTTGTGGAGCACTTCCTGCTTTTCAAAGGACTGCTGTCTCCACATTGCTCTGCGCTGTAGAGCTTTTTGAACGTTCCTCCTCCGTACATGTACCACTTGTTATATGCGAACTTCTGTGCCTTCTTCCTCCGGAACTTTCTGCTGTTTACCTCATCTCCATCGCAGCTGAGGCTGCCGGCGCGCGCCTCCTCCACAGCTGAACTTGTGAGGAGAGCGTCTGTTGCGTGGTTGCAGTCTACGGCTGTTTGCCGGACTAGTGTGCGGTGGGTGGATGAGTGCTGGTTCACAGGCTTTGTTGCCAAACCTGTTGGATGGATCTGGCCAGAGCTTCCCCTGCGGGCTAGGCTTATGTAATCGTTGTGATGGGAGGGGGACGGAGCGGTCTCCGGCTGCAGGAGGGTGACGCTGAAAGGCAGGGAGTTGCTGCGTGTCAAGGGGGCATGATCCACAGTGGAGGCCCGTTGAGTGGGAACAGAACAGTACAACCCGGCCCTGTCATGTTTTTGCAAAAGCCCTGCTTTCTGAGGCCCGTTAATCCTCATGTCAAAGTGGAACGAGTCCTTGTAGGTGTACGGCATGGGGAGGTCGATGCTGCCCTGCTTGGACAGAACCGTCTTCCTGGGCCTCACATTCTCCAGCTGTTTGTCCTCCACGACAGCTGTGTTCTCAGATATCAACTTGGAAATTCGCTCCTCCAGAATCCTTTGCTCCTGCTCCCTTCTCATAGCTTTGGGTTCCTGTTCTGCTCTCTCTGAAGTCGGCGGTGCCGGGCTGCTGGTTTCCTCTATGCTCTCCTTGAAAGACCTGCTGAGTGAGTCCATGCTGTGGTCTGTTAAACTACTCCTGGGGCTTGGGTAGTGGTCGCTGCTCTCGCTGAAGCCAGAATCTGTGCTCTCGTGACTCTGGGATTTGCCCTTCGAGACTGAGCGCTCCCAGCGCTCAGGAAGCAGCATGGCCTCTTGTCTCTGAAGGGGAAGGTGTCGACCAAAAGTCAGATGCGGATCCAGACTTGGCATCTTTTGTCTAGTCTTTTCCTCTGTTAATTTTTCTCTACCTTCCTTTCCTGCACATTGTTCTTTGTGTTCACTGACTCCTTGTGTGTGTACAGAGCTAACCTGAGCATTGCTGGCTGGGATGGAGATCTCAGAGAGGTTTTTCTCCATGCCGGCAGACTCTTCTTCGCGCTCATCAAGAGACAAGATGGACACACAGTTCTCTCTGGAACTGTCCAAGCTGCTGTGTTCCGACTCAGAGGAGAGCCGGGCATGGGCCTGGGTACGTTTGTGCTTGTAAAGGTTGCTCTGAGTCTTAAAAGAAACTCCACAGGTGGTGCAGGGGTAAGGCCGCTCCCCCGTGTGGCAACGAAGGTGCTTCTCCAGGACGCTGGGCTTCATGCAGTCTCGTCCACAGTGGGGGCACACGTGCTTCCCCGCCGATTTGGGTCTGGCTGCAGCAGGAGAAGCTGGATTTTGAGAGGGCTGAGGCTGCAGCCCACTGGCGATGTGCAGAGTCAGGAAAGGAAGTTTGTCTTTGGGGGTAAGCGGCGGAACGGCCAGATGGAGAGCTGCTGTCCTGCTTAGAGCGGCAGGAGACTGGGGGTAAGGCTGCAGCGGCAAAGCAGGCACCGGGTGTATGTACAGTGCAGTCAGCGGAGCCTGGACAGCCATCCTCTTCTCTGCCTGAGTTGCGACAGAGCTGATATGCACTGGAAGACTTCCCAATGTCGGCTTGCTAGTCTCCATGGTAACTGCTGCCGTTGCGATGAACCAGAGACTCTATTACCTGTAGGAGAAGAACAGTTTGTGTTAGGCTTTGGTATTGTCTCTGATCACATCACTCTGAGGGAGGGGAGGGATGTTTTTCACtcttaaagaggaaaatgtgaCCCGAGTGTTTATCAGTGCGATGCTCTGAACCGGTTAATAATGGCGGAAGCACTGCATCCTTCAGTAAAGAACTAATCTAATCTGGAAACAACCAGTCTCCCTGTTTAGATGTGATGAAATACAGCGATGCATTTCAAGAAACACCTTAGTATCAAGCTGGAATATGATACAAGTCGTCTAATCACACgcagataaaaaagaagaaaacatctttGCTGTCGGTGTGAGGGGCAGAGAGTCTCACTCTTTAGAAGGATGGAGGCTGGAAAATATTTAAACCCCCAGGCAGGGCTACTAAAGGAAGGCTGAGTGAGATCCTGATTTCTCTTGAATAAAATCTGTCCATTCAAATTAGCTTCAGCATCCGTCTGCAGAAATGATTTGGCACAGCCCTGAACTCTTGGCTGCTCTCAGCTGTCGCATCAGTGCAGTAATCCCATCAAAGTGTAAAGACATGGAAAGATAGAAAGCTGCATGTTAGAAGCCAGTTACATTGGGTTTTGCTCTACCACAAAGGTGCAGGGAGAGCACCCCTCTGTAGCTTTCACAGCCCGgaaactttttgttgtttcgTAAATCAAAACTCTTGATTTGAACCTATTTGATGGATCAACAAACAGCCATGTGAGCACGTATTTCACTTGTACCCGCTGCACCTTCCTGCTAAAATGAGCTTTCACTTCCTCACAGATATGCAAAACACATCATATTGTTTCACATGCTGGAAGTCAGAGCAGAAGCACAACCATCGAgatgtgtttttcatttcttcttttgaaGAATAACTCTCCTGAGGTGGGTTTATGAAGAGGTCACGCTGAAAAAGTGAGTCACTTCAACAAGTTCACTTCTGGTGCTTCACTCTGATTCTCTAGATCGGCAGAGAGAAGACTTGAAAAGAGGAAACATTTCTACACAGTTCAGGTGAGATCACAGCATAAAACTGTAGTCTGAGCTCAACGTGGATGCATCAGACAAGGCAGTAAAGAAGCTGAAGTCACTCACCGTCTCAGTGACACCTCGTGTGGTGAAAGCCCCCCTCTGCTCAGGCTGTTCCTCTCCAGCCTGAGCTGCTCCGAGTTTTTCAGCACGAGCTCTCGCTCGTCACAAGGAAGCGGAAGAAATGCAAATGAGAAACGAGATGCAGGCTGAAAGTGGTGAGGCAGAGAGGAGAGCGTGGAGGGAGGGAGCAGGCTGGGTGGGTGTGTGGCTGTCAAACAAAGACTTCCGGAGgacaatttgaaaacaaaacaacaaaaaaaaacatcacacaaagaaagtgtgtgtgtgcaccacAGATGGGAGCCAAATGAGGACCAAAGCAAGCTCACCTTCAGAAGCCGAGTGAGGGAGCACCTGACTTCTGATTCCTTCATTGCCCTCACCTACCTCCTCCCACACAGCATCTCAAACGCCCACATGGTGCGGCAGGCTGTTGTGAGAGCACATGTGCTGGCTCCGCGCTCAGTCACAGAACAAATGGATGAGCTGGAGCTGGTTTCCCTCCTCCATGAAGCCTCTGCACGGGTTCAGCAGTTCACCCTCACATGTTCACACGCTGGTGCTTTCCTAAAAACATACTCGTGGATCTGTGCCTGCATGTTCGCCATGTTTACTGATGATTCTGGGATGCAAAATTTATGCTGTACTTCGCCGTTTTACTGCaggtttaaaattaaaaagataaaacaaaaaaagtctagaaAAATTCAATCTATTCAAATTTCTCTGTGAAGCCGAAATCTGTCTTGGGGTTTAAAATGTCTGATTCCCTGACTGAACCAAACAAAAGCAGGTATAGCTAAAGTCTGACCTCAATAatctaaaatagtctaaaataaaatagtttcttttgatcatgattatgcagtttttagtctcaaaaaagtgtttttttaggacattttctctttagatggtccattagaaattcacatctgagtttgtgactgttggcacagagtaaccATCTGTTAACATGTTCAacagctagcttatagcccctcacaaccacgacctaacaaaaaataaaacgttgagcaatattggagctatccatctgttagctcagatgaagaaaacaaaaaagttaatggatctatttgcctaTAATTGGCGAAAAAAGAGAGAGCTCGTAACTTTGTATGTCATGCTTACAAACTttatccaaccacatttttttcctttgctccagattcacaataatttgaattaaacacaattaagaaaatgcataaaaatgcaaaacatgcatttttatgcttaattttttttttacaaatgtcctccatcgtgaggagaaaaacatggtaaaaacacacaaaaaaacggATTTACATCAAAATATGTCTTCACAATGTCtgatatttttacttaaaagtcAGGTTTTCCTTTGAAGTTTTCAGTAATCTAAACAAAACTAAGGACAGACAGCAAatcattaaattataataattatttttaaagggaaatttAATATATTCTCCtccttttttcattctttacaGATTTGCAGATGAattccaattttattttaaatcttttagaattaaatatattgtaaccacaagggggcacaatCCAGTGCTTTTGTTCTCCAGGTGAatgcagagggttgtgtcaTGAGCAGTAGGAACTTTAAATGACTGGACTTAGACAATAAAAATAGACAGTTGGCCGACATGATGGAAAGAAGAAGATACGCTGTGTTTCAGAGACCAGATGGAAAGGAAGCCAGCTTATACGAGCAGGTTGGAGTTGTTTCTCATGGTGTGGCTGGAAAGAGGAAAGGAGGAGAAGAGATCCTGAAGGAGTTTGCTATGAGTGAAAGGAGTGTCAGATTGGTTGATGAGTCTGAAGCTGGGCGTTTTAGGAGAGATCTGAATGTTGTCTGTGTTATTCTCCTCATGTAGGATCTGAGATGCAGCACAAGGTGATGGAGGAGGTGGCAACGTTCAAACAAAGAGAATGTGAGGACTTAAATAACAGCTGAGACACAAGAAAGAAGAGCTGAGTCTGTACAGGCTGGTAAGGAAGGAAACACAGATGGATGCAAGAGGTAAAGATGATAGAAAAACAGGGATGACAATGTGTTGACAGATTCCACAAGTTTGATGGAATAGTGGAACAAAAACTCTgttgaatgaagaaaatgtttgagaaagCATCGAGGGAGAAAGGAAGAGGGACATGGTCCATTTTGGACCAGGAAGTAGAGGAGATCGGTGAGGAAAAAATCAGGAAGTACTTAAAGACCcagtgtttggtgtttttaacatgttttggtggcatttttctaacgatggaggacatatattgcatttttagtatgtctttattcaaattgtaatcaaaagcagatgagaaaatcccattggAAAAAGCCTGTAACTGTGAAGAAGGTGCTGTAAGCTCCCTggtctgctccattccgatgtatccacttgtagacgactagatcgtCTATGAATTTGTTATTTCATGAAGAGCTAAAAATGACGAAGAGCTCAAAAGTACTTCGTTTTGATGACATACTGTACTTGTGGAGGTAtgaaagttgatttaaaaacacataaatagaATTTAATAGTTTCAAACTTTAGAGACGTTGTTTCAAGTGACTCCGCACTTTGAAGAGGAATTCAAGCATATTggtcttcataaaaaaaaatcaattcagctTTTATTAATGATGTGTTCCTAGAAGAAATtctgtttgctttatttgttcATACAAATGATCAATCTACATCAGCAGAAAAAGTTTTGGAACAGTAatctaaatttagtttttaagctgAAGCTAAAAATGAAGTCTAAATGACcctttaagaattttttttctgtaaaagaaaTCTTTGGATGAAATTTTTCATTGATAAAAAtctagaatattttttaaaaagtatgtaaAATTATCCGTATTAGCATCAGActactgaaaaaaacacaatgttgaCGCTCTTCTATGCACATGAAGTTTTGGAGCATTGGCAAACAAAGACGCTCTGACCAATTaacaaaattaacataaatatattaaGATCAGCCtagaaattaagtttaaattcaGCATCAGgtcacttttttaaacactttattgactgaaaaaagcagcattttttatttattttacattgttTCATTGCATTTAGGCCTAAGATCTCATAAGTTGCATACCATCACAGCATATTTACCTCCCCTATAGTTTTAAGTTACTAAAAGTCCAACATCAAACCTGGGCCTCTTGATAAATCAGAGAAAAAGTTCTAAAGATAAATTCAGCGGTTTATCAGAAGTTAAAGATTAAGAGTCTTACTTTTTCATGTCATCCACGACACCCACAACTGTCCCCTTAAACTTGtgctttttattccttttagaaAGTCAACATTTCACTTAAAGTCAATATTCAGGTTGTTGTCTCTCAGTTTGAGAGTTCAACTCTGCAAATAGTAGATCGTGTCCACTCAAAGACACCAGatcatttttacatcatttcaACAACTACAGACTTTAGCTCATCTCCAAGGCAACAGCAGGATGGAACACAGAGTATGATTTTTGTTGACATGGCAACAAGACACCTCCTACCACTCATGTTTTCAGTGTCTTCACAAAAGCCTGCAGGACTGTGCAAGCATGTGtgcattgtttttttagacaaaaaaaatgtggattttgctCACTCCCAAACTGTCTGCAACACTTTCATATTGTTTGCATGATGGTGTGTTTCTCAACTTGAGTGAAATTTCACtgtgcattttctttttgttgtgaagACGAGCTGTCACGATGACTGATGTCAGGTCACTGTCATTATAGTGATAATCTGTCAGAGGTAACGCATGAGTTCATCTAGTGGCTAAAAGCCTCTTCCAGGACTTAGACAAAGTCAGAAGTTCTTCAGAACTTGCACATTCATTTTGTTTATCAATGGTGAATTAAAACTcgtacaacaaaaacacaaaagttgtttttttaaagcaaactattgataatatttttttttattttatttatttatttattttccaaaatgtgATACAGCCATAAGCCTTCAAATAGCTAAGACATGggcaacaaacagcaaaaaaacaaaaaacaaagtggtTGGAAGAACATTTATGCACTAATGTAATTAGCTAATAACCTGTGACACTGTTAGCTTCAAATGTTACATCTTAAAGGGTGGCATCTCTCATAGGTAAGGACGATGTGTAAAAGTGTTTATAAAggcagtaaaataaacttttaaatcaaattccTCACTGTCTAACTACAGAGACTACACATCTCATCCTTAAACTGTGAATGACATCATTCAAAGAAATGGCAGAAATCTGTGTATGTCAGGGATAAACAGTGACCTAAGACCTTTTTTGAACGTCAGTGGCTTTTTGGCCCATGAATGACTTTATGTCATTGTGACATTATAGAATGCACTAAATTCCCACtctaactatatttttatctactgTTAAAaccgttcccagtggtcttttatacagttttttgtcaaaatcaaaaagcctgggtctttttttaagacatattttctgcagagaagcaggggctcatcagaaattcacctttagGTTGTGGGGCGGGACTGTTGTTTCAGTAGCTTACACTAATAGCCCAGCAATCTACTCACaacccaaagctaacattatagtaacaaaaatatcagagctatccagccgtacaattttgagccagatagcaGCTGAGacgaagaaaatgaagacgttaatgggtctatttgtctgcaagtggagaaTTTAGAATTGGAGCCCCGGAGACTTTGGCCTGCCCATCACAGTTGCTGAATcacaaacctgaactttttcaaaccgcagattttcatctgctcctatctatgacaaaatacatttaaaaatactcagaattgcagttttaatcttaagtttgtacatgtgtcctccatcacagtaaaaaggctacaagaacatgttgaaaatcaaaaaagacaattttcattgaagtggctCTTTAGTGAGAACTAGTAAAAACAGTATCAGTCTGTAAATGTAACTTGAGGTCACTTCAAAAGCTAGctccaaaaaattatttttctgtgcaaaacattattttactatACATTTTGAATACTAAAAGCATTCAATTCTTAGAAAATGTACACAAATGTATCCTTTGCAGGAATGGAACACTCTGAAATCGAAGATATGCCagagaataaatgtaaaaagactGCAAGAAGACCTTGAATTTAAACACAAGTATACACTGACACATATGAGCCACATGAGACGCATCTGGCTCAGATTCTgacgcttaaaaaaaaaaagaaaattatggtttatttttttatttttattacatttatttattttttggagatTATATTTGTTACATGATGCAAGTTCATTCTCATACCTTATCATGTCTGGCCGTCTTCACAAAAAGTGTGGACATACTGGCTTACACTATGCCTGTCACGTTTAATCAGATGTCATACTGGATAAAGCCTAAAGGTGGCAGTAATGCCACCTTTAATGTCACCCATTCTGACAACCAGGGACGAGAAGAAGAAGCACCAATGAGTGTTGTTTTGCGTCATGACGTAGCACGTTGACTCGCCGTTGAGAGCCCTTGTATGGCGTGCATCTGCTGCTGTAAAGTTGACATTTGTGTAAGTTTTGGGACATAAATCCGTTGTTTGCTTAGTGCGAACTGCGTGGACTCAGTCGCTTCATGTTATACGTGTAACAGATTaactgttgtgtgtgttttgtgtgcttTGTTGTGTGTTCCGCAGCCTCGAAGCTAACATTGTTAGCTGCCTTAGCCAACCTTTCCCTGGTTCTGAGTGTTCACTGACTCGCGGCAGAGAAGCAAGATGTTTCGGCCCAAACCGACGCTGAAGGACCGACAGCACCTGTACAAGCTCATCATTAGCCAGCTGCTGTATGATGGTTACACCAGCATCGCTAACAGCCTCATCAACGAGGTCAAGCCGCAGAACGTCGTGTCTCCCTCCGAGCAGCTGATGCAGCTCGCTAAGATTGGTAAGAGAATTTAGTCTGTTTCAATTTGTGCGTGAATCATAACTCGTGCAATACATTTGGAGCTTTTAAATACGCACATTTAGACTGTTTTCTGCTAATTATAGGGGCATATATGTCCAAAGTAAATCCAAAGTTGTACACAAATAGGCAGaaacaagttacaaatcaagaattacagaCATATAGACCAAGACTTTATTCTCTCCATACTGCTCCCGGTACCTGTGTTGTACCATTGTAGTTATCCCTCTAGAAGTTGTATCTCTGTATTTTGTCTCAAAGCACAAAAAGAGTTGTCTTATTCTGCTGAGGGTTTATCTTTTGTGCTTTCTATTGCAGGGATGGAGAACGATGACACCGCCGTACAGTATGCGATCGGACGCTCGGACACAGTGGCGCCGGGGGTCGGCATTGATCTGGAGTTTGATGCGGACGTCCAGACCATGTCTCCTGAGGCGTCTGAGTACGAGACCTGCTACGTCACATCGCATAAGGGGCCCTGCCGGGTGGCCACGTACAGCCGTGATGGTCAGCTCATCGCCACGGGCTCCGCCGACGCCTCCATCAAGATCCTGGATACTGAGCGGATGCTGGCGAAGAGCGCCATGCCCATCGAGGTGCTTGCAGGTGGTTCTGCATCCAGGCTCCTTTGGCGTCTCTGCACTGACACTTCCCTCCTGTCTGTAACAGGTGATGATGAACGAGACGGCTCAGCAGAACATGGAGAACCACCCCGTGATCCGAACCCTGTACGACCACGTTGATGAGGTGACCTGCCTGGCCTTCCACCCCACAGAACAGGTTTTAGCCTCTGGGTCCCGGGACTACACTTTGAAGCTGTTCGACTACTCCAAACCGTCTGCAAAACGAGCTTTCAAATACATCCAGGTTAGACCCTCTACTACACTCTACTGCCTTTCTACGTATacgctttattttgaaagtgtttgtCCTTCATTTGTCATTTGTCTGTCCATCTCTATGCTGATGACGTgtgcttaaatatttttaaatatggcTATGAATTGTTACTTAGGTGGCAATCTGATTCAATTAGCGAATCAAGAtgaatgttttataaattaacCACAATTCTTCCTATTTGATATATTGTGTTTGAATGGTTCCTATATCTTCACTATTTAGTGAAagtttaaataagaaatatttaatcACCATCGTTTATACCTTTTTATTTAGATGAAGAGATCATAATCaacctaaacataaaaaacacaaagattttgaaaaaaaaaaagaaactaatgtTATACTCTAATCTTTTCCTGTTAACTTcagcagtaaacaaaacataaagatCACTGTTGCGTTGTATCAGTTAAcaacaaatcctaaaaatgGGTATATATACAAATGAGATGTGAttcatagaaatatatatatatatatatatatatatatatatatatatatatatatttttgttcactTCCAGGCTTCTTGTAACTTGAACTTTCTCTTCTCCTTGTTGTGTGTTACTACATAAGATCCAACAATTGTCCCAcatatctttattttatgatttggTTGGCCTTAGCATCTAAACTAATTCAACAAAATCATTAAAGCCTCTGTTAGAAGAACTATACAGTGACTTCATCTCAGACGAAAGTCTGCTACTTACTGTAACACATCACTGCATTATTCTGCATTATTCTACCATAGctctattaaaaacagcagatggattgtaaataacacaaaaaatacacttacaaataaataacagcAGTAATTATTGTCCGGTGTCTATGAGGCGTTGTAGAGTCTAAAAGCTGCCAGGAAGAAAGTGCTCCTCCCTGCAGCAAGAGCTCCTCAGTGAAGGATTGTCCATGATGGATGTCAGTTTCTGCTGCACCCTCTAATGTCAGGACTCTAGAGAACATCCCAGAATAAAGTCAGATTTCAGTACAGGTTTAGCGATCCTCTTCCTTTTTGTGTCAGTGCATCGAATCCACCAGCAGATGACACCATAGAAGAGGGCACATGCAACAACACCATCATATAAAActctgtaacccttgtgctttcctaggcttatttacattaaaagtggggtcatctggaccccacaagacagcgtgctgaactttttttttttcccaatgattttttttgtcttcactggTGTCAGTGGAAGACATAAAATTctttccacctttgtcatgggagggatcacacatcaatataagggtggggtcatctggaccctattagagagcacgagggttaagaGTCCTGCAAGCTCTTAATGACCCCATTGTCTCCTGTGATTTCTGACTACATTTTGTTGTTGCTAGTCAACACCAGCTGGTCGAAAACTGCAGATCACTGCAGACCTCAAAGGGTCTtggaaaatagtccaaaaaggagTTGCAGGCATcgcatgtaaaaataataatcacaaTTCAATCCACCTCAAAAACTGGATAACTACAATGAGAGAATAGAGCTACAGTAACTTTGCATCTTACCGTGGTGCCAGTtgggctaaaaaaaatctatcttaTTGTATTATCCTAATACAAGACGTCATtcatgaaaaatattcaaacattaACTAAATAGATCACACTAAATGGCAAATAGACTTGCTTAgccattttttgtcaaataaaactttgttaaaaagtagtttttggAACCATTGCATTCCAGAACATGAATTCTCCGTTCCCGTCTGTGCCTGCTTCCATCTAGGAGGCTGAGATGTTGCGCTCCATCTCCTTCCACCCTTCGGGGGACTTTCTGCTGGTGGGAACGCAGCACCCGACGCTGCGGCTGTACGACGTCAACACCTTCCAGTGCTTCGTGTCCTGCAACCCGCTGGACCAGCACACCGACACCATCAGCGGCGTCAGCTATAACCCTAGCGCCAACAGCTACGTCTCCTGCAGCAAGGACGGCAGCATCAAGCTGTGGGACGGCGTCTCCAACCGCTGCGTGACCACCTTTGAGAAGGCTCACGATGGGGCGGAAGTCTGCTCGGCTATTTTCTCCAAGAACTCCAAGTACGTCCTGTCCAGTGGGAAAGACTCGGTGGTCAAGCTTTGGGAGATCTCGACAGGCCGGACTCTGGTCAAATACACAGGTGAGAGAGAAACGGAAAGGGTGAAAAAGTtgcatttgtctttgtttattcaatgtttttttttctttcaggtgCGGGGCTGAGCGGCCGTCAGATGCATCGCACCCAGGGCGTGTTCAACCACACTGAGGACTACGTGCTGCTGCCCGACGAGCGCACCATCAGCCTGTGCTGCTGGGACTCCCGCACGGCCGAAAGGAAGAACCTGCTGTCTCTGGGCCACAACAACATCGTCCGCTGCATCGTCCACTCGCCCACCAACCCCGGCTTCATGACCTGCAGCGACGACTTCAGGGCGCGCTTCTGGTACCGCCGCACCACCACAGACTGAATCCAACTTACCCAGATCCCTCAGTCATCTCATCCAACCGACGTCCTTCAGGtcttgttttcctcaatggaatgctTTTAGGTTTTGGGTGGAaaggtt is drawn from Oryzias melastigma strain HK-1 linkage group LG5, ASM292280v2, whole genome shotgun sequence and contains these coding sequences:
- the cstf1 gene encoding cleavage stimulation factor subunit 1, with product MFRPKPTLKDRQHLYKLIISQLLYDGYTSIANSLINEVKPQNVVSPSEQLMQLAKIGMENDDTAVQYAIGRSDTVAPGVGIDLEFDADVQTMSPEASEYETCYVTSHKGPCRVATYSRDGQLIATGSADASIKILDTERMLAKSAMPIEVMMNETAQQNMENHPVIRTLYDHVDEVTCLAFHPTEQVLASGSRDYTLKLFDYSKPSAKRAFKYIQEAEMLRSISFHPSGDFLLVGTQHPTLRLYDVNTFQCFVSCNPLDQHTDTISGVSYNPSANSYVSCSKDGSIKLWDGVSNRCVTTFEKAHDGAEVCSAIFSKNSKYVLSSGKDSVVKLWEISTGRTLVKYTGAGLSGRQMHRTQGVFNHTEDYVLLPDERTISLCCWDSRTAERKNLLSLGHNNIVRCIVHSPTNPGFMTCSDDFRARFWYRRTTTD